The proteins below come from a single Candidatus Planktophila dulcis genomic window:
- a CDS encoding LemA family protein, which translates to MEFIVIGALVLLVIFAVAQYNRLIRLNITVDEAFAQIEVQLKRRADLIPNLVETVKGYAAHEQGTFDAVVAARAKSTSASTVADVAAADGALTNALRGLLAVAEAYPDLKASSNFLSLQEELSTTENKVSFSRQFYNDTVRSLNTAVKTVPTNFFAGFAKVDAREFYEVENAADRNVPNVKF; encoded by the coding sequence ATGGAATTTATCGTCATTGGCGCACTCGTCCTTCTCGTTATCTTTGCTGTTGCTCAATACAACCGCCTCATACGACTGAACATCACAGTCGATGAGGCATTCGCGCAGATTGAGGTTCAACTCAAGCGCCGTGCAGACTTGATCCCTAACCTCGTTGAGACCGTTAAAGGTTATGCCGCACATGAACAGGGCACCTTTGATGCTGTCGTTGCAGCCCGTGCTAAGTCAACGAGTGCATCCACTGTTGCAGATGTTGCAGCAGCAGATGGCGCACTCACCAATGCACTACGTGGTTTGCTTGCAGTTGCTGAGGCGTATCCAGATTTGAAAGCATCTTCTAACTTCTTATCTCTCCAAGAGGAACTTTCCACTACAGAGAATAAAGTTTCATTCTCGCGCCAGTTCTATAACGACACTGTGCGCTCGCTCAATACAGCTGTGAAGACAGTGCCTACCAACTTCTTTGCAGGCTTTGCCAAGGTTGATGCTCGCGAATTCTATGAAGTAGAAAATGCAGCAGATCGTAACGTTCCTAACGTTAAGTTCTAG
- the dcd gene encoding dCTP deaminase produces the protein MLLSDRDIRSEIQSGRVAVEPYEEAMIQPSSVDVRLDKFFRVFENHKYSVIDPSIEQSELTREVIAEDGEAFILHPGEFVLASTYEIITLPDDIAGRLEGKSSLGRLGLLTHSTAGFIDPGFSGHITLELSNVANLPVKLFPGMKIGQLCLIKLSSPAEHPYGSAIYASRYQGQRGPTPSRSFMNFHQSKIK, from the coding sequence GTGCTACTCAGTGACCGCGATATCCGCTCCGAAATTCAATCAGGCCGCGTTGCCGTTGAGCCCTATGAAGAGGCGATGATCCAGCCATCATCAGTTGATGTCCGCCTGGATAAGTTCTTCCGCGTCTTTGAGAACCACAAGTACTCAGTGATCGATCCATCGATCGAACAATCTGAGCTCACCCGCGAAGTCATCGCCGAAGATGGCGAAGCATTTATCTTGCACCCAGGTGAATTCGTTCTGGCATCCACCTACGAAATCATCACACTGCCTGATGACATCGCAGGTCGCTTAGAGGGAAAGTCATCTCTAGGGCGCCTTGGACTTCTTACCCACTCAACTGCTGGCTTTATCGATCCAGGTTTTTCTGGCCACATCACTCTTGAACTCTCCAACGTTGCCAACCTGCCGGTGAAGTTATTCCCAGGCATGAAAATCGGTCAGCTCTGTCTGATTAAACTCTCATCCCCTGCTGAGCATCCTTACGGCTCAGCAATCTATGCATCTCGTTATCAAGGACAGCGTGGGCCAACCCCAAGCCGTTCCTTTATGAATTTCCACCAAAGTAAAATCAAATAA
- a CDS encoding acyl-CoA dehydrogenase, whose translation MSHYTANLRDIEFCLFDLLGREKVLGTSIYSDLDRDTAMGMLEEMKRLCENDLAASFVEGDRVGAILNKATGDVNLPASFIKSYKAYVDGEWWRLDAPVDLGGMKIPQSVRWAIAEMVLGSNPGIHLYASGYAFAQVAYVLGTDEQKIMAKHMVERHWGATMQLTEPDAGSDVGAGRTKAVQQADGTWHITGNKRYITSGDADFYENVMHFVLARREGGGPGTKGLSLFLIPKFMFDLKTGDLGKRNGVYVTALEDKMGLNVSATCEVYLGENEPAVGYLLGDVHQGIAQMFKIIEFARMMVGTKAIATLSAGYHQALAYAKTRVQGGDMKVMNDKASPRVTIIKHPDVRRSLMVQKAYSEGMRALILYTASIQDEIELARAAGDTEKTETMEKLNDLLLPVVKGFGSEKSWTLLGTESLQTFGGAGFTRDWPLEQYVRDAKIDTLYEGTTAIQGLDFFFRKVVKDGGRSLGLLGKEIQAFAESGGVHADEKAALSKALGDLNGIIGVLVGHAMASQEKADEIYKVGLSTSRALMCVGDVIISWLLLRQADIAAAKLAAGAGKDTDFYTGKVASAKFFVATVLPHITADRKIVEGTDASIMEIPESAF comes from the coding sequence ATGAGCCATTACACAGCCAACCTGCGCGATATCGAATTCTGCCTCTTTGACCTCTTGGGCCGTGAAAAAGTTCTGGGTACATCTATCTACTCAGATCTTGATCGCGACACAGCGATGGGCATGTTGGAGGAGATGAAGCGTTTATGTGAAAACGATCTTGCAGCATCTTTTGTTGAAGGCGATCGAGTCGGTGCAATCTTGAATAAAGCAACTGGAGATGTCAATCTTCCTGCAAGTTTTATCAAATCCTATAAAGCATATGTCGATGGTGAGTGGTGGCGCCTTGATGCACCCGTTGATTTAGGTGGAATGAAAATCCCACAATCGGTTCGTTGGGCAATTGCTGAAATGGTTCTTGGGTCCAATCCTGGAATTCATCTCTATGCATCTGGTTATGCATTCGCTCAAGTTGCTTATGTCTTAGGAACAGATGAGCAGAAGATTATGGCAAAGCACATGGTGGAACGCCATTGGGGTGCAACGATGCAGCTAACAGAACCAGATGCTGGTTCAGATGTCGGTGCAGGTCGCACCAAGGCTGTGCAGCAAGCAGATGGAACTTGGCACATCACTGGTAATAAGCGTTACATCACATCAGGTGATGCTGACTTCTATGAAAATGTCATGCACTTTGTTCTTGCGCGTCGCGAAGGTGGCGGACCTGGAACAAAGGGTCTCTCACTCTTTCTTATTCCAAAGTTTATGTTTGATCTTAAAACGGGAGATCTTGGAAAGCGCAACGGCGTCTATGTCACAGCGCTGGAAGATAAAATGGGCTTGAATGTCTCTGCAACGTGTGAAGTTTATCTTGGTGAGAATGAACCAGCTGTTGGTTACCTACTTGGCGATGTTCACCAAGGTATTGCGCAGATGTTTAAGATCATTGAGTTTGCACGCATGATGGTGGGAACAAAGGCAATCGCAACTCTCTCTGCCGGTTATCACCAAGCTCTCGCCTATGCCAAGACCCGTGTACAGGGCGGTGATATGAAGGTCATGAACGATAAGGCGAGCCCTCGTGTGACCATCATTAAGCACCCAGATGTGCGCCGTTCACTGATGGTGCAGAAGGCTTACTCGGAAGGTATGCGTGCACTCATTCTCTACACAGCATCGATTCAAGATGAGATTGAACTCGCTCGCGCTGCAGGAGATACCGAGAAGACTGAAACGATGGAAAAGTTGAATGATCTCCTACTTCCTGTTGTTAAAGGTTTTGGTTCTGAAAAGTCATGGACTCTTCTTGGCACAGAGTCGCTACAAACATTTGGTGGAGCCGGCTTCACACGTGACTGGCCACTAGAACAATATGTGCGCGATGCAAAGATTGATACTTTGTATGAAGGCACCACTGCAATTCAAGGTCTTGACTTCTTCTTCCGCAAGGTTGTAAAAGATGGTGGACGCTCACTTGGGCTACTTGGCAAAGAGATTCAAGCATTTGCTGAAAGCGGTGGCGTTCATGCAGATGAGAAGGCGGCGCTTTCTAAGGCGCTCGGTGATCTCAATGGAATCATTGGCGTTCTTGTAGGACACGCAATGGCATCTCAAGAAAAGGCTGATGAGATTTATAAGGTGGGCCTGAGCACATCACGTGCACTGATGTGCGTGGGTGATGTCATCATCTCGTGGCTCCTTCTTCGCCAAGCAGATATCGCAGCTGCAAAGCTTGCTGCAGGTGCTGGAAAAGATACTGATTTCTACACAGGCAAAGTTGCATCAGCAAAGTTCTTTGTAGCAACAGTTCTTCCTCACATCACAGCAGATCGCAAGATTGTTGAAGGAACTGACGCATCCATCATGGAGATTCCTGAGTCCGCTTTCTAA
- a CDS encoding EamA family transporter, producing the protein MLTKHRGEFLLVLGAFFFSFSGIIVTVVMKHLPALRLAEVRSVSAVVILGTYVLLTRPEIIKVKKAEIPRLALYGVVGFAFVNFGYLLGIQRGVPLGLVLIIEFTASIWIALWIKLVRKGFVSNQMWLAVALSFTGLVLVAKVWEGFKFDLIGITAATLCAFCLAAYFLMSERIGKSREPIATLIFGMGFASAFWLIVLPPWTFPFEVFTVQMDLGGIAKGTMLPGWLLIGAAAIFGTVVPYMLVLSGMKLLTASTSSVIGMLEPVIAGAFAWIWFAQSWDGIQLMGAATVLVGIYLADRAKTVAS; encoded by the coding sequence GTGCTCACCAAACATCGCGGCGAATTCCTGCTTGTTCTGGGAGCTTTCTTCTTCTCATTCTCAGGCATCATTGTCACTGTTGTCATGAAGCACCTTCCGGCACTTCGCTTAGCTGAGGTGCGCTCAGTCTCAGCCGTTGTCATCCTTGGAACCTACGTTCTTCTGACCCGTCCTGAAATTATTAAGGTGAAGAAGGCAGAGATTCCTCGCCTTGCTCTTTATGGCGTTGTGGGCTTTGCCTTTGTGAACTTTGGCTATCTCCTTGGCATACAGCGCGGAGTCCCACTGGGCCTAGTCCTGATTATCGAATTCACCGCATCTATCTGGATCGCACTCTGGATTAAATTGGTGCGCAAAGGATTTGTCTCAAATCAAATGTGGCTCGCAGTTGCACTCTCATTCACTGGCCTTGTTCTTGTTGCCAAAGTGTGGGAAGGCTTTAAATTCGATCTGATTGGAATTACAGCAGCAACTCTCTGTGCATTCTGTTTGGCTGCATACTTCCTCATGAGTGAGCGCATCGGAAAGAGTCGTGAACCGATTGCAACTCTGATTTTCGGTATGGGTTTTGCATCCGCCTTCTGGCTCATCGTTCTACCACCTTGGACATTTCCTTTTGAGGTATTTACCGTGCAGATGGATTTGGGTGGAATTGCAAAGGGCACGATGCTTCCAGGTTGGTTACTCATCGGCGCAGCTGCAATCTTTGGAACTGTCGTTCCCTACATGCTCGTTCTCTCAGGAATGAAATTACTCACCGCATCAACAAGTAGTGTTATTGGAATGTTGGAGCCAGTTATCGCTGGTGCATTTGCATGGATCTGGTTTGCACAGAGCTGGGATGGGATTCAACTGATGGGCGCTGCAACGGTACTTGTGGGAATCTACTTAGCTGATCGCGCTAAGACTGTTGCGAGTTAA
- the dnaB gene encoding replicative DNA helicase, with amino-acid sequence MSIAELPNNSRGAATFNTVGAEYERTPPQDLQAEQSVLGGMLLSKDAIADVVEVLRERDFYRPAHELIYDAILDLYGRGEPADAVTVASELTKRGEIARAGGAPYLHTLISSVPTAANAGYYAKIVLEHAIMRRLVEAGTKIVQLGYDQNGEVDDAVDAAQAEVYAVTERRSSEDYVQLSTLLPAALDEIEAISKGIGIEGVKSGFRDLDALTHGFHPGNMIILAARPAVGKSTLGLDIARHAAIHENQAAVIFSLEMSKSEITMRMLSAEARVGLNNIRSGQLSDDEWAKLARRMGEISDAPLFIDDSPNLSMMEIRAKARRLKQRHDLKLIVIDYLQLMSSGKRVENRQQEVSEFSRHLKLMAKELNVPVIAISQLNRSPEQRSDKKPMLSDLRESGSIEQDADVVILLHRDDMYDSQNRSGEADFIVAKHRNGPTRTITVSAQLHFARFFDMAPNVGAGRDFTQSTGASDIQPSSPGDGGWNE; translated from the coding sequence ATGAGTATTGCAGAACTACCTAACAACTCTCGAGGCGCTGCCACCTTTAATACAGTCGGTGCAGAGTATGAGCGCACACCACCACAAGATCTACAAGCAGAACAATCTGTTCTCGGTGGAATGTTGTTATCAAAAGATGCAATTGCAGATGTTGTTGAAGTATTACGCGAACGCGATTTCTATCGCCCAGCGCATGAACTTATCTATGATGCAATTCTTGATCTCTATGGTCGTGGAGAACCCGCAGATGCGGTCACTGTTGCATCAGAGCTCACAAAGCGCGGTGAGATAGCACGCGCAGGTGGTGCGCCATATCTACATACTCTTATCTCATCTGTTCCAACTGCAGCTAATGCTGGTTACTACGCAAAGATTGTTTTAGAACATGCAATTATGCGCCGCCTTGTTGAAGCTGGAACAAAGATTGTTCAACTCGGGTATGACCAAAACGGTGAAGTCGATGATGCAGTAGATGCTGCGCAAGCGGAAGTTTATGCAGTAACAGAGCGACGTTCATCAGAGGATTATGTGCAGCTCAGTACTTTGCTACCTGCAGCCCTTGATGAAATCGAAGCGATCTCTAAAGGTATTGGTATTGAAGGTGTGAAATCTGGTTTCCGTGATCTCGATGCGCTCACACATGGTTTCCATCCAGGCAACATGATTATTCTTGCGGCACGTCCTGCAGTGGGTAAGTCAACACTCGGTCTTGATATCGCGCGCCATGCTGCAATCCATGAGAACCAAGCAGCTGTGATCTTCTCACTCGAAATGTCGAAATCTGAAATCACGATGCGTATGTTGTCAGCTGAAGCGCGTGTTGGCCTTAACAATATTCGCTCCGGACAACTCAGCGATGATGAGTGGGCAAAGCTTGCTCGTCGTATGGGTGAGATCTCTGATGCACCGCTCTTTATCGATGATTCACCAAATCTTTCGATGATGGAGATTCGCGCAAAGGCCCGTCGCCTGAAGCAGCGCCATGATCTCAAACTCATTGTTATCGACTACCTGCAGCTGATGTCATCAGGTAAACGCGTTGAAAACCGTCAGCAAGAAGTATCTGAATTCTCACGTCACCTCAAGCTGATGGCAAAAGAACTCAATGTTCCTGTAATTGCTATCTCTCAGCTCAATCGTTCACCGGAACAACGCTCTGATAAGAAGCCGATGCTCTCTGACCTTCGTGAATCTGGTTCTATCGAACAAGATGCTGACGTTGTTATCTTGCTCCACCGCGATGATATGTATGACTCACAGAACCGATCAGGTGAAGCAGATTTCATCGTTGCAAAGCACCGTAATGGACCAACAAGAACTATTACAGTCTCAGCACAACTTCACTTTGCACGCTTCTTCGATATGGCACCAAATGTGGGTGCAGGCCGCGACTTCACACAGTCAACGGGTGCTTCAGATATTCAACCATCTTCACCTGGTGATGGCGGTTGGAACGAGTAG
- a CDS encoding magnesium and cobalt transport protein CorA: protein MRKTSSMIVDYALYQSGRRFTEPSNLPSLIQKAKSEGGFVWLGLAEPTQSEFEKVVADFAFHPLAIEDAVMAHQRPKFEEYPGVQAFVLKTAFYEEKGSQISTGEIFCFIGDHFIVVVRHGNGAPLINTRHALESNPEQLAKGPYAVLHAILDHVIDCYIDISLELETDVVQVEHKVFGDTRESASQEIYLLKREVIEFRHAIDPLLSPLQQIASIGARNVPAELTPFFRDTLDHLSRASDAASGLDALLTSALQAEIAQVQLQQNEDMRKITSYVALASVPTMVAGIYGMNFDVMPELRWKFGYPLVVGSLVLISILLYRKFKKSGWL, encoded by the coding sequence ATGCGCAAGACTTCATCCATGATCGTTGATTACGCGCTCTATCAAAGTGGTCGCAGATTTACTGAGCCTTCCAATCTTCCTTCGCTGATTCAGAAAGCAAAGAGTGAAGGTGGATTTGTCTGGTTAGGTCTTGCCGAGCCAACACAGAGTGAATTTGAAAAGGTCGTAGCTGACTTCGCATTCCATCCTCTTGCTATTGAAGATGCGGTGATGGCTCATCAACGTCCAAAGTTTGAAGAGTATCCCGGTGTTCAAGCATTTGTATTAAAGACTGCATTCTATGAAGAGAAGGGGAGCCAGATTTCAACTGGTGAAATCTTCTGCTTTATCGGTGATCACTTCATCGTTGTCGTGCGCCACGGCAATGGGGCTCCACTTATCAATACGCGGCATGCGCTTGAATCAAACCCTGAGCAGTTAGCAAAGGGTCCTTATGCAGTACTCCACGCAATCCTCGACCACGTTATCGATTGCTACATTGATATCTCACTTGAGCTAGAGACAGATGTTGTGCAGGTCGAACACAAAGTCTTTGGTGATACACGTGAGAGCGCATCACAAGAGATTTATCTCTTGAAGCGCGAGGTCATCGAGTTCCGCCACGCTATCGATCCATTGCTCTCCCCGCTTCAACAGATTGCAAGTATCGGCGCTCGTAACGTACCTGCAGAGCTCACACCATTTTTCAGAGACACTCTTGATCACCTGTCGCGTGCCTCCGATGCGGCCTCTGGGCTCGATGCTCTGCTGACTTCAGCCCTTCAAGCAGAAATTGCTCAGGTTCAACTGCAACAGAATGAAGATATGCGCAAGATAACTTCCTATGTAGCTCTCGCATCAGTTCCAACAATGGTGGCTGGAATCTATGGAATGAACTTCGATGTGATGCCTGAACTACGCTGGAAATTCGGCTATCCGCTGGTGGTGGGCTCACTTGTTCTTATCTCAATCCTGCTCTATCGCAAATTTAAGAAATCAGGATGGCTCTAA
- the rplI gene encoding 50S ribosomal protein L9, translated as MKLILTREVNKVGNAGDVVTVKDGYARNFLLPRGVAIVWSLGGEKQIEGIRRARAAREVRDLDHAKEIKTTLEKATVTVKVKTGTAGRLFGSVTDKDIAAAIKSATSVDIDRHNLKTSGHIKKTGTHTVKVSLAHNIVATVSLTVVSA; from the coding sequence ATGAAACTCATTCTTACTCGTGAAGTTAATAAGGTTGGTAATGCAGGCGATGTCGTAACAGTTAAAGATGGCTACGCACGCAACTTCTTGTTGCCACGTGGCGTTGCAATTGTTTGGTCACTAGGTGGCGAGAAGCAGATCGAAGGAATCCGTCGTGCACGTGCTGCACGCGAAGTCCGCGATCTCGATCACGCTAAAGAGATCAAGACAACTCTTGAAAAGGCAACAGTGACCGTCAAGGTTAAGACCGGCACAGCTGGTCGCCTCTTCGGTTCTGTGACAGATAAGGACATTGCAGCTGCAATTAAGTCAGCTACAAGCGTTGATATCGATCGCCATAACCTCAAGACATCAGGACATATCAAAAAGACAGGAACTCACACAGTAAAGGTCTCTCTTGCACACAACATCGTTGCAACAGTCTCACTCACTGTCGTCTCTGCTTAA
- the rpsR gene encoding 30S ribosomal protein S18, which yields MGARNNRALREPKNKGAKAAALNKKFKKKPCSFCRDKVTYIDYKDIATLRKYISDRGKIRARRVTGACTQHQRAVATAVKNSREVALLPYTSSAR from the coding sequence ATGGGAGCAAGAAATAACCGGGCTCTACGAGAGCCAAAGAACAAGGGCGCGAAGGCTGCTGCCCTTAATAAGAAGTTCAAGAAGAAGCCATGCAGCTTCTGTCGCGACAAGGTCACCTATATCGATTACAAAGATATTGCGACCCTTCGTAAGTACATCTCAGATCGCGGCAAGATCCGCGCTCGCCGAGTAACAGGTGCATGCACACAACATCAGCGCGCAGTAGCAACAGCTGTTAAAAACAGCCGTGAAGTAGCTCTTCTGCCTTACACATCTTCAGCACGATAA
- a CDS encoding single-stranded DNA-binding protein translates to MAAGDTTITMIGNLVDDPELRFTPSGAAVAKFRVASTPRYLDKATNEWKDGESLFLQCQIWRQAAENVAESLTKGMRVILSGRLKQRSYETKEGEKRTVFEVEVDEVGPSLRNATAKVTRTQRAGGTGGAVAPAATESFNDDPWAAATTSPAGGGWGTSTTDEPPF, encoded by the coding sequence ATGGCAGCAGGAGATACAACAATCACAATGATCGGCAACCTAGTTGACGATCCAGAGCTACGTTTCACCCCAAGCGGTGCAGCGGTAGCGAAATTTCGTGTTGCCTCAACACCTCGTTATTTAGATAAGGCTACAAATGAATGGAAAGATGGCGAGAGCCTCTTCCTTCAATGCCAGATCTGGCGTCAAGCTGCAGAGAATGTTGCAGAGTCACTGACAAAGGGAATGCGCGTCATTCTCTCTGGACGACTTAAGCAGCGTTCGTACGAAACAAAAGAAGGCGAAAAGCGAACAGTCTTTGAGGTAGAGGTAGATGAAGTAGGTCCATCACTTCGCAATGCGACAGCTAAGGTCACACGTACCCAGCGCGCAGGCGGAACCGGTGGAGCTGTCGCACCTGCTGCTACAGAGTCATTTAACGATGATCCTTGGGCTGCAGCAACAACGTCACCAGCCGGTGGTGGATGGGGAACATCTACAACCGACGAACCACCCTTTTAA
- the rpsF gene encoding 30S ribosomal protein S6 — MRHYELMVILDPELEERTVTPSLETYLKIIKDSGGRVDKLDVWGKRRMSFEINKKPEGIYAVVDMHCEPAAIKELDRQLNLNESVLRTKVMRPE; from the coding sequence ATGCGTCACTATGAATTAATGGTCATTCTCGATCCAGAACTCGAAGAACGTACAGTCACACCATCACTTGAGACATATCTCAAGATCATCAAAGACAGCGGAGGCCGCGTCGACAAGCTCGATGTTTGGGGCAAGCGCCGTATGTCATTTGAAATCAATAAGAAGCCAGAAGGCATCTACGCAGTAGTCGATATGCACTGCGAGCCAGCGGCAATCAAAGAGTTAGATCGTCAGCTCAACCTGAACGAATCTGTCTTGCGCACAAAGGTTATGCGTCCAGAATAA
- a CDS encoding glycosyltransferase family 87 protein codes for MRVSTRVVLLLALLASLLSFAKFNHCAQTGWQSPDQYVHACYSDIPALYGERGLDKGVWAYSSGADSVEYPVIQGAIMWITAKVIPNGINNYFYTSALLLALLFIFISFITFRMKPEFGYLLPLAPAAVASLYINWDLWAIAMMMLAIYWFDRKAEVASAVALGIAISTKFLPIFLLVPIAIIFFRQEKISKFLKYAAIAVATFALINLPVALTTPVGWWRFYDLNLNRGSDWGSLWYALSNLGLNLTHQNYLSILLLMIGLSALTIFLLQLRTPPTLAHTAIFVMIIVMAVSKVYSPQYVLWLTPLAVIALIDRRDLTVFWFWQGAEVIYHLAIWQHLAQVTGAQFGLPVVAYSAIALVRIGASLILLVRLAARHQSSRVFPSQFLLSTGESYP; via the coding sequence ATGCGCGTTTCTACTCGCGTAGTTCTACTTCTTGCTCTGCTTGCATCCCTCTTAAGTTTTGCAAAGTTCAACCATTGCGCGCAAACTGGCTGGCAATCACCTGATCAATATGTGCACGCATGCTATTCAGATATTCCTGCTCTCTATGGCGAGCGAGGCCTGGATAAAGGAGTGTGGGCATATAGCAGCGGCGCAGACTCAGTTGAGTATCCCGTCATCCAAGGCGCCATTATGTGGATTACTGCAAAGGTAATTCCCAATGGAATCAATAACTACTTCTATACAAGTGCGTTATTGCTAGCGCTTCTCTTTATTTTCATTTCATTTATTACCTTCAGAATGAAACCTGAGTTTGGATACTTGCTCCCACTTGCGCCTGCAGCTGTCGCCTCCCTCTATATCAATTGGGATTTGTGGGCGATTGCAATGATGATGCTTGCCATCTATTGGTTTGATAGAAAAGCGGAAGTTGCGAGCGCCGTTGCACTCGGTATTGCAATCTCAACAAAGTTCTTACCAATCTTCTTACTGGTCCCCATTGCAATCATCTTCTTCAGACAAGAGAAGATTTCCAAGTTTCTCAAGTATGCAGCGATAGCAGTTGCAACATTTGCTCTCATCAACTTACCGGTTGCACTGACAACACCTGTTGGTTGGTGGCGCTTCTATGACCTTAACCTCAACCGCGGTTCTGATTGGGGATCGCTCTGGTATGCACTCTCTAACCTGGGACTTAATCTCACACATCAAAATTATTTATCGATTCTTCTTCTCATGATCGGGCTTTCTGCTCTGACAATCTTCTTGTTGCAACTGCGAACACCACCCACTCTTGCTCACACTGCAATCTTTGTGATGATTATTGTGATGGCGGTGAGTAAGGTGTATTCACCGCAATATGTTTTATGGCTAACACCACTTGCAGTCATTGCACTCATTGATAGGCGCGACCTCACCGTCTTCTGGTTTTGGCAGGGTGCGGAAGTGATCTATCACCTGGCGATTTGGCAGCATCTTGCTCAAGTAACGGGTGCGCAGTTTGGACTGCCAGTTGTGGCCTATTCAGCCATTGCGCTGGTGCGCATCGGAGCCTCACTTATCTTGTTGGTCCGCCTGGCCGCCCGCCATCAAAGCTCACGCGTATTTCCTAGCCAATTTCTCTTATCTACAGGCGAGAGTTACCCTTAA